A DNA window from Malus domestica chromosome 12, GDT2T_hap1 contains the following coding sequences:
- the LOC114819928 gene encoding uncharacterized protein, translating into MEARRRGGSKFSEIDVFSEVYVRPGDELAEFLHATMMEKRQFVLQEAVSQLPPETLLESVDPSEDVRFQILTETLDQTLGRRLGTYCRGMGNARLWEPRAPSSS; encoded by the exons ATGGAGGCGCGGCGGCGG GGGGGTTCAAAATTCTCGGAGATCGATGTCTTTAGCGAAGTATATGTTCGACCCGGGGATGAGTTGGCCGAGTTCCTTCAT GCGACGATGATGGAGAAGAGGCAGTTCGTTCTTCAAGAGGCCGTCTCCCAGCTTCCTCCCGAGACTCTGCTCGAGTCTGTGGATCCCTCAGAGGATGTGAGGTTTCAGATCCTTACGGAGACCTTGGATCAAACTCTCGGGCGGAGGCTGGGGACGTATTGTAGAGGGATGGGGAATGCGCGGCTGTGGGAACCTAGAGCCCCTTCATCATCGTAG